Part of the Ghiorsea bivora genome is shown below.
AAACCAAACGATATTTTAAAAACTGTAGCAACGAAGGATAATACCGATGTCTTAATGAGCGTCATAAACTAAAAGCTTCCCTAATCCACACAGACATCATTCATAATTCCCCCAAGCCATTACACCTGCAAACATCTCTTCAACCTGAGATACCTCAGCCTCCGATAAATCTTTTTCAAGCCACCTTAGCGAAGCTGCTGTAATATCACTACCGTAATTCACAGATGAAAAAAGATTTGCTTTATCAAACTCAAAAGAACGCTTTGAATAAGGGTTGTCCATGTCTACTTTACAACCTGTAAAGTGTGCCAGCTCATAAGCACCCTCATTACTCTTAATAAAAGAAGTGAATCTTGTTTTATCAGGGTATGTCTTTATTTTATGACATAAAGAAATAATACGCGTAAGGTATATACACTCTGGCAACATCGGGTACGCCTCCTCACCCTGAAGTAGACCTGAGATTAAAGTAGTACCACTTCTTGGTAGGCCAGCAACAAATACAATATCCATTATGACCTCCTAAGCAGAGCCTCTAACACTTGAAACAAACGAAAAGGAACAACCCATTTTGCAAAAGCTTTGAGCTTATATACAATAGCCCTTGCTTTTATAAAAGTCATCTTACTCTCAGCTTTATTATCACCCTCCACGGACAACACCTTCACTCTAGGCTCCCACATTTTAATAACATTATATGGAAGGAACCACTGACTTGAACTGTAAAGCCTTGCCTCAATAAGCATTGCTCTCGTAATTTTCTCAGCCTCACCAGTAATATCTGAGCTACTAACCCATCTACCACCTCGGAACTGAAGGTATGACACTGATCCGCTTAGACTACTATCAAGCCGAACTCCTGCCTCATCACAATAAGACTTCGCTCTATGCTCAAAAGTTATACCCTTGTCTTTAATCAACTGATTGCACTGTTCAACAATTGCCCTTCGCTCACTTTCATGCTCGAGGAAGTAGGCAACCAACTCGCGTAGCTCTGTAGCATTCTTATACATAGGGACGGGCATATCTTGACCAAATAACACGAACAGCTCAGAGTCTTTGTGGTACTCTGTAATAAGTAATGCACTTGATGCCATAATATCATATACACGATATGGCATCCCTGCTCCTGCCTGATGATGAGGGATATTCAAGGCTATCCTAGAACGCTGATAAAGCTTGATAAGCTTATCTCGGCTATCAATAAACTCATCAAATTGAAAACTTTGTAAAAGCCTCATTGAAAACTGGCTAACCTGCACCCAGTTGGATGTACCAAATAATTTCAAACCCATATCAACCACTGCATCTAAATAATGAACGCGCTTATTTAAAGCATGCACATTAGAAATTTGCATACGCAAAAACTCAGAATCTACACCCAACTCTTTACATAATACCTCAATATCATGGCTATAACTAAGCTTTTCAAAATTTATATGGAAATTATTTTTGATATCATCACTAAGCTTAAGAAAGGTCGACCTTAGTCTGGGAGCATTCTTCAAGTCTGATAAAATATTGGTGATTAAGTCCGCATAAAAATAAGTACCTACAAAACTAACTGAAATATCCTTTTCAACACCACAATAACGCACAAAAGCCGAAGGGTCTGTTGCGAAAGGAAGATATGACACCTTACCTTTCAAAATAGGGTGTTGCTGCTCAAAGCTTTTAACACTTTCTAGTGTAGGTACAAACACATAATCTCTATCACAAAACAATGGATAACCTAAACCGCCCTGATGGTAAAATGGAACCAAATCAACCATTCTAGTAATAATAGGGCACTCAGTTTGCGACATAATCTCTTGTGTGATGCCGCCACGGTTTGTTGTGAATATAAATAGCGGGTTTAAATAATTAATAAAATCAACCAGCTTATTTATATTAACCCCAACGCCTATATGCGTTGATGCTAGACTAGGAACAAGATCATTTGTGCGTATAACATGCACATTTAAACCGATACTCTCAAACCCTTTCACTACTGAAACCATATAAGGGTCAAACTCACCATCAGCTTGATATGTATGAATAAAAGCGATGATACTAAGAGGCTTACTTACCTGTTCAATCATGATTCTAAGAGGTGTTTCAATCCCATTGTCTCCACTCTTTCTAACAAGGCTTCATAATTAGAAACAGTAGACTTCATATCTTTTATCATTATAGAGTACTCAGACTCTTTTGGAAGTTCAAAGTCTACTCCGATAAACTCAAACAACTCTCGAAGAAACGTATTACGATTCTGTAAAAAGTCTTCATATGAAACCGACAGTAAATCAAAGCCAACTTTCCTCAGCATATCTTTTTCTTTTTCAACCAAAACTAACTCAGACCGCACTCTCATTTCAAAATCATCCAAGTCTATTTCAAAATTCTCACTCACATGTTGGAAGTTCTTCCTGTTATAAACGCCTCTTTTTGATGCCACGATACCCGACAGCACCTTTCTTACAACATTCTTCCTTTCCAAGTATACAACTACATATCCACCTTCATATAAGACCTCTGAAAGCTTTGGCCAGTTATCCAAGTGGTTCACTAAAAGTTTAAATCCAAAAGCGACCTTCCTTTCCATTCCTTTATTTATCGCATTCAATTCTAAATCTCGAAGATAGCTTCTCAAAATGCCCTTTTCTCCAACAAGCCTCAATCTTCTCCAATAAAAGCGTTTCCGGAGAAAACAAAAGATCCTCCATTGCTTTAACCACAGTTCAAATGGAACAAACTTTCGAGTTTTACTTACAGACTCATACGACTCTCCACTTTCTAGAGCCTTCATTAACTCTTTTATACCTTCTAAAGGGATAAAAGGTTCCTGAAGGCAGAGTGCCTTTGTATGTGAATCAATTTCATCAACAATTGCAGTCGAACCTGTCCTTCCCCGAGTAAAAACAATAAACTTTTTACAACTTGTCATGCAAGCATATCTCCCATGCCAAGCTCGTGCACCCTAGCTGCAAACTCGGTGTAATTCTCAACAACCTCATGGATAGGTTTATTAATCATTTTTGAATAATCCGATTGAGTTGGTAGCCTATACTCAACCCCAAGAAACTCAAAAACAGGTGTAAAAAAAGCTTCTCTATCTGCAACAAAGTCTTCATAACTGACTTCTAGAAGAGGAAACCCTGCACTCTTGAGCATTTTCTTCTCTGTCTGAACACCCTCTACCGTACATTGAACCTTAAGTATAAAGTCATCCAAATCTATAGTGTAAGTCTCTTCCGGCACAACAAAGTCTTTGCGGTTGTAAACACCGCGTTGTTCAGCCACAACGCCAGATAGAACCTTATTCACAACGTTCTTTCTTTCCAAATAAAGCACTTGGTAATCACCCTGACGTAGCTTTTCTAAAATACCAGGGTGTGCATCAACATGATTTGTTAATGCTTTAAACCCAACTGCAGTCGCCCCCTGCTCCTTACCATATTGCTCTATAGCATCTAGATAATCTAACATTATCTGCCCGAAACGTTTAAACTTACCTGAACGCCTGTATACATCCATAGGAAAGGAAAAAACTTTCTTATACTGCAAACGAAACACCTCAAAAGGCACCAAAGGATAAGGGCTATCAACGTGCTCCAAGAAATTTTCAGCATACTTTTCATGAGCATCCATCAATATCGGAGCATTCACCTTTGGAATAAAAAGCTCTTGTAAACAGGCTATTTCAGGGTGCTTATTTAACTCATCAATAATAGCAGTAGAACCTGTTCTCCCCTGCGTAAACATAAAAAACTTTTCCATTCTTACCTCAATTAAACGTTAATTAACTTATGGTAAAATTCATAACCTTCATCAATTGAGGTATCTTTTACTATTTTACCATGATCCATCACCACCATTCTATTGCATACATCTCTAATAATGGATTCTTGGTGTGAAACCATGAGTACAATTTTACAGTTATCGATCATCTCTTCCATTTTTGCCTTTGCCTTTTTCACAAAAGCCACGTCACCTGTCGCAAAGACCTCATCTAAAAGCAGTATTTCAGGGTTTAAAAATGATGCCACGCTAAAACCCAGCCTACTTCTCATCCCAGATGATAAACTGATCATGGGCTGATCAGAAAAATTGCCCAATTCAGAGAATGCTAGAATATCTCCTTCAAGCTCTTGTACTTTTTCTTTAGGCAAACCTAGGATTGCTCCATTCAGGTAAATATTTTCCCGTACACTCATCGCCATAGAAAAACCAGCACCAAGCTCAAGCAAAGGAATCATCATACCATTCACTTCAATCATACCCTCAGTAGGCGGGTAAATACCAGCGATACACTTGAGGAGTGTAGACTTACCTGCACCATTATGACCAACAATAGCAACCCTCTCTCCTTCTGACGCACTAAAATTAACATGATCTAATGCGAGAAAGCTCTTGGGTCCAACCTGTTCTCTGCGTAATATACGGTTTAAAGTCTCCCTAAATGACGATGCTAAACCTGCATGACGCATAAATGTCACGCTTAAGTTATCAACATTAATACCTACTGCACTACTTTGATTCATAATCATAACCTAAATACGAGTTGCCTGCCCAGGCGCCTATGCATGGCCAAGCCAAGTAAGAACACAACTATCGCTAGACCCAACGGAGCAACCATATAGCCCCAAACAGGAGGGGAAGAGCTATATATTGCTTGATGAAAAAGCCTTACAAATTGAAACATCACATTAAACTCCATGAATACATGGTATTTTTCTGGAACCATCATAATTGGATAAACAATCGGAGTTAGGTAAAATAAACCTTGCACAGCCATTTCTAATATTTGCTTAATATCTCTATAGTAAACAACAAAAAGGCTAAGCAATGAAGCTAACCCAATGCAAAAAAACAATGTAATCACTATTGATACAAACAAGTATAAAAGGTGTGTGTTAATTTCAAAAGAAAAAGCTAGTGCAACAAAGTGCAATGCGACCATTACTAATAAAAAATTCGCAAATTCAACGGCAACAATTACTGTAGGGTAAAGCATCGAGGGCAAGGCAACTTTTGAAATCAGCGCTTTATAGCCAACAACGGCATTGCTACCCATACTAATCGTACTAGAAAGAAGACGAAACACAACTAAACCAGAAAACAAATATACTACATAGTTTTCTACTCTCATCTTCATAATCAGCGGAAAAATTATAGCCATAATCACCATCATCACAACTGGCGTAATCACAGACCACAATACTCCCAGAACCGAGCCTTGATAACGCTCTGATAGCTTCACACGAAACAAGTTTACACCCACATACCGGCTACGCCATAAGTCTCCTATCTCCGCAAGCATTCCTTGAATAAAATTTTCTTTAAACCTCGGGCGGTATACCACAACTTTTCGACTATACATGTACCAACGCCTTCTTAACAACCTCAACCACACGCTCTGCACCTTCAGCAGCTAGGTGTGGCCCCATTGGAATACTAAACACTTGCTCAGCCAGCATTTCACTTACTCGCAAGTGGTGCTTGTAGTTTACATATGCTTTTGTTTTATGGCATGCATGCGGATAATGAATTAATGTCTCCACGCCCTGTTCTCGCATATAACGGCAAACCTGATCACGCTTAGGGTGGCGCAATACAAATAAATGCCAAACATGTTCGGCACCTTGAGCGCATTCGGGTAAGATTAAATCATCACTAATCCCCTGAAATGATGACAAGTAACTCGACGCAACCTGTTGCCGCCGCTTATTCCATTCATCCAGCACCTTCAGCTTTACGCGCAACATTGCAGCCTGTAATTCATCAAGCCTTGAGTTCACACCCTGTACATCATGTTCATACTTAATCTTTGAACCGTAATTGCTTAACATGCGAACCATTTCAGTCAACGTTTTATCAGAGCTGACAACGGCTCCTCCATCACCAAATGCACCAAGATTTTTCCCCGGGTAGAAGCTAAAAGCAGCAGCATCCCCTAAGCTTCCAACACGATGTCCATTGTATCGCGCACCATGTGCTTGCGCTGCATCTTCAATAACCTTCAAACCATGTTTTTTAGCAACCGTATTAATCGCATCCATATCTGCAGGCTGACCATAAAGGTGAACAGCAATAACCGCCTTCGTTTTTTTTGTTATCGCACTCTCAATCAGGCTAGCGTTGATATTGTATGTTATTTCGTCTGGTTCAACAGGTACTGGTATTGCACCTACTTGAGACACTGCCAACCATGTTGCAATAAATGTATGAGAGGGAACAATTACTTCATCTCCTTCGCCAATGTTCATGCCGCGAAGAATCAACACCAGCGCATCTAACCCGTTGCCAACGCCCACACTAAAATTGGAACCGCAGAACGCAGAAAAATCCTTCTCAAAAGAAGATACTTCTGACCCATTCACATACCAGCCCGAAGACATAACATGCTCATATGCACTATTCAACTCAGCCTGCAGTTCAACAAATGGGCTTTTCAAGTCCAAAAATGGTACTTTCATATCCTATTTAAACCCCTAACCTTTCTCGCGCAACAAGCATTTATCAACTAACCTCTAAGCACAAGTTCTTTGCAATATATTTTTTATCACAGCACACCGTACAATTATGTTCATCAAACTGTAATTTCTTTCCACATATACAAACCCAACCGTTCTGAACTGCAGGGTTCCCATAAACCAAAGCATGAGCAGGCACATCCTTGGTCACAACACTACCCGCGCCAACCATAGCAAATGCACCAATAGTAACACCCCCAATAATGGTTGCATTCGCACCTATAGAAGCGTTCTTTTCAATATGCGTATTTAGAAAATGTGCAGGCCTTACTTTTGATCTAGGCAGAAAGTCATTGGTAAACGTGACATTCGGGCCAATAAAAACATCATCTGCAATCCTTAAGCCATCCCAAACCTGAACACCTGACTTAATTGTAACGTTATCCCCAATAGAAACATCATTTTCCACGAGCACAAATGCATTGATATTGCAGTTCTCACCTATCTTAGCTTCTGGGAGAACAACACAATATTGCCAAACATATGTGCCTTTCCCAATGTGCTCACTTTGCACATTTGCCAGAGCATGAATATTAACTTGCTTCTTTGATAAACTCATCATAGTCCCGAATATAATCAGATTCATCATAGTGCTCACTAGCCAACACCATCAATACACAATCTTCACTAAAATCATACATTTCACGCCACATCATATGCTCAATCAATAAGCCGTGGTTTGGTGATGCCAACACCACTTCTTCTTTACGCCGACCATTATCCAGCACAAAGCGACAGCTTCCACTCACACAAACCGCAACTTGCCTTAAGGCTTTATGAGCATGAAATCCTCGTGCAACACCTGGGTTTGTCCCAAAAATATAATATACCCGCTTTATATCGAAGGGAATCTCCTTCCCTGTTTCTAAGGCAACCAAAGATCCCCTGTCATCCCCTAGGACTTGAAAATCTACTATTTGCATCAAGCTCATAGTTTACCTTCAACAAGCGAACTCAAATAGCGTCCATAGCTATTTTTGGATAAGTCTGCAGCCACCCTTTTAACATCTTCATCAGAAAGCCAGCCTTGATGCCACGCAATCTCTTCTAGGCAAGCAATCTTATAACCTTGACGTTTTTCGATTGTTTCAACAAACAATGCAGCTTCCAATAAACTTTCATGTGTACCTGTATCCAACCAAGCAAAACCACGCCCCAAGACCTCAACATGCAAATCCCCTCGCTCCAGATAAGCTTGGTTGACGCATGATATTTCCAACTCCCCCCGAACAGAAGGCTTGACAGACTTTGCTATCTCAACCACTTGGTTATCGTAAAAATAAAGACCTGTTACAGCATAGTTGGACTTGGGGTTTTCAGGTTTTTCTTCAATCGACAGTGCCTTACCCTCAGCATCAAAATCAACTACACCAAACCGTTCAGGGTCTAAAACCTGATAACCAAACACCGTCGCACCAAACTCTCTTTCCGCGGCATCCATAAGCTTAGGGCTAAAGCCTTGTCCCCAGAAAATATTATCACCCAAAACCAAACAAACCGAATCATTACCAATAAAGTCTTCACCAATAATAAAGGCTTGGGCTAGCCCGTCAGGACTTTCTTGTACCGCATAACTTAACTGAATACCAAAATATGAGCCATCTCCAAGCAAGTTCATATAACTTTGCTGGTCATGAGGCGTCGTAATCATGAGTACCTCTCGGATACCCGCCAGCATCAAAACAGACAAGGGATAATAAATCATTGGCTTGTCATACACTGGTAACAACTGCTTCGACACACCTTTTGTGACAGGGTAAAGCCTAGTACCTGAACCGCCTGCTAATATAATTCCCTTCATGCCGATTCTCCCAAACGCTCTCCTTGATAGGAACCATCTTGAACATGCTGGCACCATTGCTTATTACTCAAGTACCATTCCACAGTTTTCCTCAGCCCTGACTCAAATGTTTCCTCTGGCTTCCAGCCAAGTTTACGCTCAATTTTGCTCGCATCAATAGCATAACGCATATCATGACCAGGTCTATCCGAGACAAAAGTAATTAAATCTGTGTATTGGTACACGCCTTTAGGTTTATGTGGTGCCAGCTCTTCGAGCAGCTCGCAAATCAACCGAACCACTTCAATATTTTTCTTTTCATTGTGCCCACCAATATTATATGTTTCCCCTATCTCACCTTGCCCAGCAACTAACGCAAGAGCCCGAGCATGATCCTCAACATAAAGCCAATCTCTAATTTGTTCTCCTTGGCCGTAAACAGGCAGAGGTTTGCCTTCAAGCGCATTTAAGATAACCAAAGGGATAAGCTTCTCTGGAAAATGATATGGCCCATAGTTGTTTGAACAGTTCGTTACCAATGTTGGAAGCCCATAAGTTCGTTGCCAAGCTCGCACAAGGTGATCAGAGCTTGCCTTGCTCGCCGAATATGGTGAACTTGGCGCATAAGGCGTATCCTCGGTAAAGAAACTATCCAGTCCTTCAAGGTCACCATATACTTCATCAGTTGAGATGTGATGGAAACGAAACCTTTCTTTCTTTTGAGCATCAAGCGTTAACCAATATTCTCTGGTAGCTTCAAGCAATGTATATGTACCAATAATATTAGTTTGAACAAACGCTCCAGGACCATCAATTGATCGGTCAACATGAGACTCCGCAGCAAGGTGCATAATGATATCTGGTTGGTACTGCTTAAATATTCGTCGGACTTCCAAACCATCGCATATATCATACTTCTCAAAATGATACCGTGAGCTGCCAGCAACTTCTGCAATTGACTCTATATTCCCAGCATATGTTAATTTATCAATATTCACCACTGAGTAGTTCGTATTACTTATCAAGTGCCTAATCAATGCAGACCCAATAAAACCTGCACCGCCAGTCACTGCAATCATTTTTCCCATATAGTCCAACCTCTTACGCCTTTGAGCCAATACCCTTCGACCCAATTACTACTTCACGACAAATAACTTTCACTAAACATCCTAAATAAAAAAATAGGCGCACATCCGTTCGCCTGCTCCAAAAGTCCAACGCTACTAAAGCTTTCCACTCTCTTCAAAATAAGCAATTCAAGATTCAAACCAACAAACTCATCAAGAAATCATTTTATTAACTCTTAGGTAGTCAATCACTTGATCGGCACACTCTTCAATACTGTTAGCTACGGTATTCAGCACAACCTCAGGGCACTCTGGCACTTCGTACTCAGAATCAATACCTGTAAAGTTCTTGATTTCACCTTTGCGTGCTTTTTTATATAAACCCTTTGGGTCTCTACGCTCACACTCTTCTAATGCGGTTTCCATATATACTTCAATAAACTCATGGTTTTGCACCAAACTTCTCACCATTCTTCTATCCGACTTGAAGGGTGAAATAAATGCTGTCATCACCAATAAACCAGCATCCACCATCAATTTTGAAAGCTCACCAATCCGGCGAATATTTTCAACCCTATCTTCATCGGAAAAGCCCAAATCTTTATTCAGCCCATGACGCACATTATCTCCATCCAATAAGTATGTATGATAGCCTGACTCAAAAAGCTTTTGCTCCACAGCGCTGGCAATGGTTGATTTCCCTGAGCCGCTCAACCCCGTAAACCATAAAATGCATGGGCGCTGTTGCTTTTGTTTCGCCCTATCATCTTTGGTGATATGGTGCATATGCCAGATGACATTCTCTGAACTCATCATATCCAACCCCTCTCCGTATCTACTGGAAAAATCATAATCGCCATACCGTAAAACCTGCCTGTGTAAGTTTATGTTTAGCAAAAGCCGATTTCACATCTAAAAACGGCATACCTTGTTTGCCTTTTTTTGCCAAAGCCTCAATATTTATGCGCATAACTTCATCATGCGGAACTGCTGCCACAACAGCCTGCACAGCATCAAGCTCATTCAACTGAACCAATTCAATATCATATATCTTTTTCACTTCATCAGCATCTGCCACAGGGTCAAACACTTGCACATTTACACCAAAAGACTGCAACTCTTCAATCACATCAATCACCCGAGAATTACGAATATCCTCGCAGTTTTCTTTAAATGTAATGCCAAGCACCAACACCTTGGCACCTTTGATTTTACAATCTGCATCAA
Proteins encoded:
- the rfbB gene encoding dTDP-glucose 4,6-dehydratase; its protein translation is MGKMIAVTGGAGFIGSALIRHLISNTNYSVVNIDKLTYAGNIESIAEVAGSSRYHFEKYDICDGLEVRRIFKQYQPDIIMHLAAESHVDRSIDGPGAFVQTNIIGTYTLLEATREYWLTLDAQKKERFRFHHISTDEVYGDLEGLDSFFTEDTPYAPSSPYSASKASSDHLVRAWQRTYGLPTLVTNCSNNYGPYHFPEKLIPLVILNALEGKPLPVYGQGEQIRDWLYVEDHARALALVAGQGEIGETYNIGGHNEKKNIEVVRLICELLEELAPHKPKGVYQYTDLITFVSDRPGHDMRYAIDASKIERKLGWKPEETFESGLRKTVEWYLSNKQWCQHVQDGSYQGERLGESA
- a CDS encoding sulfotransferase, whose translation is MEKFFMFTQGRTGSTAIIDELNKHPEIACLQELFIPKVNAPILMDAHEKYAENFLEHVDSPYPLVPFEVFRLQYKKVFSFPMDVYRRSGKFKRFGQIMLDYLDAIEQYGKEQGATAVGFKALTNHVDAHPGILEKLRQGDYQVLYLERKNVVNKVLSGVVAEQRGVYNRKDFVVPEETYTIDLDDFILKVQCTVEGVQTEKKMLKSAGFPLLEVSYEDFVADREAFFTPVFEFLGVEYRLPTQSDYSKMINKPIHEVVENYTEFAARVHELGMGDMLA
- a CDS encoding glycosyltransferase family protein codes for the protein MIEQVSKPLSIIAFIHTYQADGEFDPYMVSVVKGFESIGLNVHVIRTNDLVPSLASTHIGVGVNINKLVDFINYLNPLFIFTTNRGGITQEIMSQTECPIITRMVDLVPFYHQGGLGYPLFCDRDYVFVPTLESVKSFEQQHPILKGKVSYLPFATDPSAFVRYCGVEKDISVSFVGTYFYADLITNILSDLKNAPRLRSTFLKLSDDIKNNFHINFEKLSYSHDIEVLCKELGVDSEFLRMQISNVHALNKRVHYLDAVVDMGLKLFGTSNWVQVSQFSMRLLQSFQFDEFIDSRDKLIKLYQRSRIALNIPHHQAGAGMPYRVYDIMASSALLITEYHKDSELFVLFGQDMPVPMYKNATELRELVAYFLEHESERRAIVEQCNQLIKDKGITFEHRAKSYCDEAGVRLDSSLSGSVSYLQFRGGRWVSSSDITGEAEKITRAMLIEARLYSSSQWFLPYNVIKMWEPRVKVLSVEGDNKAESKMTFIKARAIVYKLKAFAKWVVPFRLFQVLEALLRRS
- a CDS encoding ABC transporter ATP-binding protein, which encodes MNQSSAVGINVDNLSVTFMRHAGLASSFRETLNRILRREQVGPKSFLALDHVNFSASEGERVAIVGHNGAGKSTLLKCIAGIYPPTEGMIEVNGMMIPLLELGAGFSMAMSVRENIYLNGAILGLPKEKVQELEGDILAFSELGNFSDQPMISLSSGMRSRLGFSVASFLNPEILLLDEVFATGDVAFVKKAKAKMEEMIDNCKIVLMVSHQESIIRDVCNRMVVMDHGKIVKDTSIDEGYEFYHKLINV
- the cysC gene encoding adenylyl-sulfate kinase, whose translation is MSSENVIWHMHHITKDDRAKQKQQRPCILWFTGLSGSGKSTIASAVEQKLFESGYHTYLLDGDNVRHGLNKDLGFSDEDRVENIRRIGELSKLMVDAGLLVMTAFISPFKSDRRMVRSLVQNHEFIEVYMETALEECERRDPKGLYKKARKGEIKNFTGIDSEYEVPECPEVVLNTVANSIEECADQVIDYLRVNKMIS
- a CDS encoding sulfotransferase family protein gives rise to the protein MDIVFVAGLPRSGTTLISGLLQGEEAYPMLPECIYLTRIISLCHKIKTYPDKTRFTSFIKSNEGAYELAHFTGCKVDMDNPYSKRSFEFDKANLFSSVNYGSDITAASLRWLEKDLSEAEVSQVEEMFAGVMAWGNYE
- a CDS encoding sugar 3,4-ketoisomerase, whose amino-acid sequence is MSLMQIVDFQVLGDDRGSLVALETGKEIPFDIKRVYYIFGTNPGVARGFHAHKALRQVAVCVSGSCRFVLDNGRRKEEVVLASPNHGLLIEHMMWREMYDFSEDCVLMVLASEHYDESDYIRDYDEFIKEAS
- a CDS encoding ABC transporter permease, translating into MYSRKVVVYRPRFKENFIQGMLAEIGDLWRSRYVGVNLFRVKLSERYQGSVLGVLWSVITPVVMMVIMAIIFPLIMKMRVENYVVYLFSGLVVFRLLSSTISMGSNAVVGYKALISKVALPSMLYPTVIVAVEFANFLLVMVALHFVALAFSFEINTHLLYLFVSIVITLFFCIGLASLLSLFVVYYRDIKQILEMAVQGLFYLTPIVYPIMMVPEKYHVFMEFNVMFQFVRLFHQAIYSSSPPVWGYMVAPLGLAIVVFLLGLAMHRRLGRQLVFRL
- a CDS encoding acyltransferase, with translation MSLSKKQVNIHALANVQSEHIGKGTYVWQYCVVLPEAKIGENCNINAFVLVENDVSIGDNVTIKSGVQVWDGLRIADDVFIGPNVTFTNDFLPRSKVRPAHFLNTHIEKNASIGANATIIGGVTIGAFAMVGAGSVVTKDVPAHALVYGNPAVQNGWVCICGKKLQFDEHNCTVCCDKKYIAKNLCLEVS
- the rfbA gene encoding glucose-1-phosphate thymidylyltransferase RfbA; this encodes MKGIILAGGSGTRLYPVTKGVSKQLLPVYDKPMIYYPLSVLMLAGIREVLMITTPHDQQSYMNLLGDGSYFGIQLSYAVQESPDGLAQAFIIGEDFIGNDSVCLVLGDNIFWGQGFSPKLMDAAEREFGATVFGYQVLDPERFGVVDFDAEGKALSIEEKPENPKSNYAVTGLYFYDNQVVEIAKSVKPSVRGELEISCVNQAYLERGDLHVEVLGRGFAWLDTGTHESLLEAALFVETIEKRQGYKIACLEEIAWHQGWLSDEDVKRVAADLSKNSYGRYLSSLVEGKL
- a CDS encoding DegT/DnrJ/EryC1/StrS family aminotransferase, encoding MKVPFLDLKSPFVELQAELNSAYEHVMSSGWYVNGSEVSSFEKDFSAFCGSNFSVGVGNGLDALVLILRGMNIGEGDEVIVPSHTFIATWLAVSQVGAIPVPVEPDEITYNINASLIESAITKKTKAVIAVHLYGQPADMDAINTVAKKHGLKVIEDAAQAHGARYNGHRVGSLGDAAAFSFYPGKNLGAFGDGGAVVSSDKTLTEMVRMLSNYGSKIKYEHDVQGVNSRLDELQAAMLRVKLKVLDEWNKRRQQVASSYLSSFQGISDDLILPECAQGAEHVWHLFVLRHPKRDQVCRYMREQGVETLIHYPHACHKTKAYVNYKHHLRVSEMLAEQVFSIPMGPHLAAEGAERVVEVVKKALVHV